A genomic region of Brevibacillus sp. JNUCC-41 contains the following coding sequences:
- a CDS encoding GNAT family N-acetyltransferase encodes MIVSQTWDHEVIAKLNQNVHNLHAKLYPRYFKEYDYCAMKGTFERLVKNNSFVFLVLKELEEPIGYAWIEFKTYPESAFKNEYKSVYVHQLSITESQTQKGYGKKLMNEVYEMAKKNDIDLIELDYWCENIAAKEFYKKQNFKMYREFAFRQL; translated from the coding sequence ATGATTGTTAGTCAAACCTGGGATCATGAAGTGATTGCAAAATTAAATCAAAATGTTCACAATCTGCATGCAAAACTATATCCGAGGTATTTTAAGGAATATGATTATTGTGCAATGAAGGGAACTTTCGAAAGGTTGGTGAAAAATAACAGTTTTGTTTTTCTCGTTTTAAAAGAACTTGAAGAACCGATCGGTTACGCATGGATTGAATTTAAAACCTATCCAGAAAGCGCTTTTAAAAATGAGTATAAATCAGTATATGTGCATCAGCTTAGTATCACTGAAAGTCAAACCCAAAAAGGTTACGGTAAAAAACTAATGAATGAGGTCTATGAAATGGCTAAAAAGAACGATATAGATTTAATTGAACTGGATTATTGGTGTGAAAACATTGCTGCAAAAGAGTTTTATAAGAAACAAAACTTTAAAATGTATAGGGAATTTGCATTTAGACAGTTGTAA
- a CDS encoding LexA family protein, protein MHIGERIKMLRKERKMTQEDLANILKVAPTAVSAWESGRNKPLMDKLSMMSTCFEIPLSHLIEGAPADRNNPGMEFLNEKNVRLIGVYGNIPAGDPHFTNEYIEAYMPTLNSMLKSNKEYFFLRVNGNSMNEEFSDGSLILVEKTNFVENGKIGVVLVNGHDATVKKVNINEENITLTPCSTDPFYEDKTYNIKNDRVRILGKVVQAIKIYD, encoded by the coding sequence ATGCACATTGGTGAACGGATTAAAATGTTAAGAAAAGAAAGAAAAATGACACAAGAAGATTTGGCAAATATTTTAAAAGTGGCCCCAACAGCAGTATCGGCCTGGGAATCCGGAAGGAATAAACCTTTAATGGATAAATTGAGCATGATGTCCACATGCTTTGAAATACCGCTATCCCACCTGATTGAAGGAGCACCTGCCGATAGAAATAATCCTGGAATGGAATTCCTAAATGAAAAGAATGTAAGATTAATTGGTGTTTACGGAAATATCCCTGCTGGAGATCCTCATTTTACCAATGAATATATTGAAGCCTATATGCCGACATTAAATTCGATGCTAAAATCGAATAAAGAATATTTTTTCCTTAGAGTGAATGGCAATAGCATGAACGAAGAATTCAGTGACGGATCATTGATTCTCGTTGAAAAAACGAACTTCGTTGAAAACGGAAAAATTGGTGTCGTTTTAGTAAATGGTCACGATGCAACAGTCAAAAAAGTGAATATCAATGAAGAAAACATCACCCTCACTCCCTGCAGCACGGATCCTTTTTATGAAGACAAAACCTATAACATCAAAAATGATAGAGTCCGTATTTTAGGAAAAGTGGTTCAAGCCATTAAAATATACGATTAA
- a CDS encoding N-acetylmuramoyl-L-alanine amidase family protein: protein MVKVFIDPGHGGTDPGSVGNGLREKDLTLSIATRIKDILLIEYNNVYVKMSRTQDTYPSLNDRTNAANAWGADFYLSIHINAGGGTGYEDYIYTSTNQVTKTYQDHIHSEVMKLINIQDRGQKTGDLHVLRETDMPALLSENGFIDNVNDAAKLKTASFIESLARGHVNGLVKCFNLTKKSIAVYHTVVSGDTVYSLSIAYGSTVQQIKDWNGLDSQYNITVNQKLRVK, encoded by the coding sequence ATGGTGAAAGTATTTATTGATCCCGGCCATGGAGGTACGGATCCAGGCTCGGTGGGGAATGGATTAAGAGAAAAGGATTTAACTTTATCCATTGCAACTCGAATTAAAGATATCTTATTAATAGAATATAATAATGTTTATGTAAAAATGAGCAGGACCCAAGATACGTACCCCTCCTTAAACGATCGTACGAATGCAGCGAACGCGTGGGGAGCGGACTTTTATCTCTCCATCCACATAAATGCCGGCGGCGGAACCGGGTACGAGGATTACATCTATACGTCCACTAACCAGGTCACGAAAACGTATCAAGATCATATTCATTCAGAGGTCATGAAGCTTATCAACATCCAAGACAGAGGACAAAAAACAGGAGATTTACATGTACTTCGTGAAACGGACATGCCTGCACTCCTGTCTGAAAATGGATTTATCGATAATGTCAATGACGCAGCCAAATTGAAAACGGCTTCCTTTATCGAATCACTCGCTCGCGGACATGTAAACGGTTTAGTTAAATGCTTCAATCTTACAAAGAAAAGTATAGCTGTATACCACACTGTCGTTAGTGGGGATACCGTATACTCCTTAAGCATCGCTTATGGCAGTACGGTTCAGCAAATTAAAGATTGGAACGGTCTTGACAGTCAGTACAACATTACGGTAAACCAGAAGTTGCGTGTTAAATGA
- the treC gene encoding alpha,alpha-phosphotrehalase produces the protein MKDFKKSTIYQIYPKSFKDSNGDGIGDINGVIEKLDYLNELGVDYIWLTPFYRSPQNDNGYDVADYTSIDPVFGTMDDFERLVKEANSRDIQIMLDMVFNHTSTEHEWFQKALSGDKEYKDYYIFKKSKDGEPPTNWISKFGGPAWEYVAEHDEYYLHLFDRTQADLNWENPRVRQEIFNVVNFWMDKGVKGFRLDVINLISKPDFYENDDDGDGRCFYTDGPKIHQFLKEMHEETFGKDVEVMTVGEMSSTTIDHCIKYSSPVEKELSMVFSFHHLKVDYKDGEKWSLADFDFRQLKEILSSWQYGMQEGNGWNALFWCNHDQPRIVSRFGNDQEYHKESAKMLATAIHMLRGTPYIYQGEEIGMTNPKFNDIGQYRDVESINYYNILKEAGKNEKDIIEILQAKSRDNSRTPMQWEDTEHVGFTKVTPWISVPENSKVINAEHALKERDSIFHHYQKLIFLRKKHDIIAYGDYQEILGDHDQLFAYVRSYKDEKLLVINNFYAKEASFKIPKDMVLFGYNSELLLSNYIDSKELAGDFILRPYESVAYLLKKDK, from the coding sequence ATGAAGGATTTTAAAAAAAGTACCATCTATCAAATTTATCCGAAGTCATTTAAGGATTCGAACGGTGACGGCATCGGGGACATAAATGGTGTTATTGAAAAACTTGATTATCTGAATGAACTGGGAGTGGATTATATTTGGCTGACCCCTTTTTATCGTTCCCCTCAGAATGATAATGGATATGATGTAGCGGATTATACATCCATTGATCCTGTTTTCGGGACGATGGATGATTTCGAAAGATTGGTGAAGGAAGCTAATTCGCGGGATATCCAAATCATGTTGGATATGGTATTCAACCATACATCAACAGAGCATGAATGGTTCCAAAAAGCATTGTCTGGAGATAAAGAATATAAGGACTATTATATTTTCAAGAAATCGAAAGATGGAGAGCCCCCTACCAATTGGATTTCGAAATTCGGGGGCCCTGCATGGGAATATGTAGCGGAACATGATGAATACTACCTTCACTTGTTCGATCGGACCCAAGCTGATCTTAACTGGGAAAATCCCAGAGTAAGGCAGGAAATCTTCAATGTAGTTAACTTCTGGATGGATAAAGGTGTCAAAGGCTTCCGTTTGGATGTGATCAATCTTATTTCGAAACCTGACTTCTATGAAAATGACGATGATGGAGATGGACGCTGCTTTTATACAGATGGTCCCAAAATTCATCAATTCCTTAAAGAGATGCATGAAGAAACATTTGGGAAGGATGTAGAGGTGATGACTGTAGGGGAAATGTCATCGACGACCATTGACCATTGCATCAAATATTCATCTCCAGTTGAAAAGGAGCTGTCCATGGTATTCAGTTTCCATCATCTAAAGGTGGATTATAAAGATGGGGAAAAGTGGTCACTGGCAGATTTTGACTTCAGGCAGTTAAAGGAGATCCTAAGCAGCTGGCAGTATGGGATGCAAGAAGGAAATGGATGGAATGCCCTGTTCTGGTGCAACCATGACCAGCCGAGGATCGTATCCAGGTTTGGGAATGATCAAGAGTATCATAAGGAATCTGCCAAGATGCTGGCAACAGCCATTCATATGCTTAGGGGAACCCCTTATATTTATCAAGGGGAGGAAATAGGAATGACCAACCCGAAATTCAATGATATTGGTCAATATCGGGATGTGGAATCGATTAATTATTATAATATTTTAAAAGAGGCAGGCAAGAATGAAAAGGATATAATCGAAATTCTTCAGGCTAAATCCCGTGATAATTCTCGAACTCCCATGCAGTGGGAAGATACGGAGCACGTAGGCTTTACAAAAGTGACGCCATGGATTTCAGTGCCTGAAAATTCTAAGGTAATAAACGCTGAACACGCATTGAAGGAACGGGATTCCATTTTTCATCATTACCAAAAACTTATATTCTTACGCAAGAAACATGATATCATTGCATATGGGGATTACCAGGAAATTCTTGGCGACCATGACCAATTGTTCGCATATGTTCGCAGTTATAAAGATGAGAAACTTTTGGTCATCAATAACTTTTATGCAAAAGAAGCGTCCTTCAAGATTCCAAAAGATATGGTCCTATTTGGATACAACTCAGAGCTCTTGCTCTCAAACTATATCGATTCGAAAGAACTTGCAGGTGATTTTATCCTTCGTCCCTATGAATCGGTTGCCTATTTGTTGAAAAAGGACAAGTAG
- a CDS encoding DMT family transporter, producing the protein MNPYAFLAIAILSEVFGSSMLKISNGFKRLFPSIGVVIGMGLAFYCLSLSLITIPLGTAYAIWSGIGTALTALVGVIVYKESFNVKKFLGLVLIIGGVVVLKLSSGGN; encoded by the coding sequence TTGAATCCTTATGCATTTTTGGCAATAGCCATCCTAAGTGAAGTGTTTGGCAGTTCGATGTTAAAAATATCAAACGGGTTTAAAAGGTTATTCCCTTCCATAGGTGTGGTAATTGGAATGGGTTTGGCTTTTTATTGCCTATCGTTATCATTAATAACCATACCGCTAGGAACGGCTTATGCCATTTGGTCTGGAATAGGCACAGCTTTAACTGCTTTAGTAGGAGTTATCGTTTATAAAGAAAGCTTTAACGTGAAAAAATTTTTAGGTTTAGTCCTGATCATTGGAGGAGTGGTGGTTTTGAAGCTCTCAAGTGGAGGCAATTAA
- the dnaN gene encoding DNA polymerase III subunit beta, giving the protein MEFIINKECFNKAITDVSHAVSIKTHIPILSGIKIVANSDCLTLLGGNSDIVIEKNIPLTIDGVMKLEVFKKGTVVLSAKYLSEIVKKSPDVIHVKMNENQSVTIQSNEIVTNLNGLHSGEYPNLPQVEEAGYFNIPSVELLEIIKQTVFAVSKSGVRPALTGVNLSIKDNKLSCVATNSHRLALRELPLESKVNGSFTVPSKCLNELTKLINNEAGIIHIFITKSYIVFKANTISLYSRLIEGNYPNVSGLLPQDLKTIITMDTNALLKGIDRACLFASEWRNNNVHLEILDNSKLRISSNSSELGKIEETQSIKAIRGDAGLSISLDGSFLLDALKAIKEKEVKLSFGGPMKPILIEPSDNSSYLHLISPVRTY; this is encoded by the coding sequence ATGGAATTTATAATAAACAAAGAATGCTTTAATAAGGCGATTACAGATGTCAGCCATGCCGTTTCCATAAAAACACATATTCCCATTTTATCAGGAATAAAGATAGTGGCTAATAGCGATTGCTTAACCCTTCTTGGCGGTAATTCCGATATTGTCATTGAAAAAAACATTCCTTTAACGATTGACGGTGTAATGAAATTGGAGGTTTTTAAAAAGGGCACGGTTGTATTATCGGCAAAATATTTAAGTGAAATCGTTAAAAAATCACCTGATGTCATTCATGTAAAGATGAACGAAAATCAATCGGTTACAATCCAATCAAATGAAATAGTAACAAACCTAAATGGGTTACATTCCGGGGAATATCCAAATCTTCCTCAAGTGGAGGAAGCTGGTTATTTTAATATCCCAAGTGTTGAATTATTGGAAATCATAAAACAAACAGTGTTTGCCGTTTCTAAAAGCGGTGTAAGACCTGCTTTGACAGGAGTCAATTTGTCAATCAAGGATAACAAGCTTTCTTGTGTTGCAACAAATTCCCATCGTTTAGCGTTAAGAGAACTTCCGTTAGAATCGAAGGTGAATGGGTCATTCACCGTTCCAAGTAAATGCCTTAATGAATTAACCAAGTTAATTAATAATGAAGCAGGTATCATACATATTTTCATCACAAAAAGTTATATCGTCTTTAAAGCAAATACTATCTCACTGTATTCAAGGCTGATTGAAGGTAATTACCCGAATGTATCAGGATTGCTGCCCCAAGATTTGAAAACGATCATCACCATGGATACCAATGCACTATTAAAGGGTATTGATAGGGCCTGCCTTTTTGCAAGTGAATGGAGAAATAACAATGTTCATTTAGAAATCTTGGATAATAGTAAGCTAAGGATATCTTCTAATTCATCGGAATTAGGGAAGATAGAAGAAACGCAAAGCATCAAGGCAATCAGAGGTGATGCGGGGTTAAGTATATCACTGGATGGAAGTTTTTTATTGGATGCCTTAAAAGCGATAAAAGAAAAAGAGGTAAAGCTAAGTTTTGGTGGTCCAATGAAACCTATCTTAATCGAGCCAAGCGATAATTCCTCCTATCTTCATCTAATTTCACCAGTGAGAACATACTAA
- a CDS encoding exosporium protein G, whose protein sequence is MQSPCILEVDDQFFLVTEIDDVSTLRIRISALLASSLIGLGFPDCGE, encoded by the coding sequence GTGCAATCACCTTGTATCTTAGAAGTTGATGATCAATTCTTTTTAGTCACTGAAATTGATGATGTATCTACACTTAGAATCCGTATTTCCGCTCTATTGGCATCATCTTTAATAGGATTAGGATTCCCAGACTGCGGCGAATAG
- a CDS encoding helix-turn-helix transcriptional regulator, producing the protein MTNIKFTLKQARKYKGLTQDEMAKVLKMAKRTYIDYEQYKIPLRIDKAYLFAECVGFSIDEIIFFDPHLHFKCSS; encoded by the coding sequence ATGACAAACATTAAATTCACACTTAAACAAGCGAGGAAGTATAAAGGATTGACTCAAGATGAAATGGCTAAAGTGCTGAAGATGGCCAAGAGGACTTACATTGACTATGAGCAATATAAGATTCCTTTGCGAATCGATAAGGCTTATTTATTTGCTGAATGTGTAGGATTCTCAATCGACGAGATCATTTTTTTTGACCCTCACCTACACTTCAAATGTAGTTCATAG
- a CDS encoding CotD family spore coat protein, with protein sequence MYNKPWGHPKGGQCPPQYFPPHRMPTQYNPPQISPTKQNVKTNVINNVIPVFHPTHTTTVNKHFTTYIPHTRSIVKECYSQSFVCGVPQPPSLSRRMLRY encoded by the coding sequence ATGTATAATAAGCCCTGGGGGCATCCGAAAGGCGGTCAATGTCCACCACAATATTTCCCGCCTCACAGAATGCCTACTCAGTATAATCCACCTCAAATCTCCCCGACAAAGCAAAATGTTAAAACTAATGTCATTAACAACGTGATTCCAGTTTTTCATCCGACACATACAACTACCGTGAATAAACATTTCACCACATATATTCCGCATACCCGAAGTATCGTGAAAGAGTGTTATAGCCAAAGCTTTGTTTGTGGAGTTCCTCAACCCCCCAGTCTTTCGAGGAGAATGTTAAGATATTAA
- a CDS encoding DMT family transporter, which translates to MKGYMALGISILSEVFGTTMLKLSEGFTHLFASLGVIIGFGIAFYSLSICLKTIPLSLAYAIWSGIGTALTALIGVLLWSEPFSITTLGGLVLIIGGVVLLNASHTPKQAEGSSN; encoded by the coding sequence ATGAAAGGATACATGGCTTTAGGAATATCCATCTTAAGCGAAGTCTTTGGTACGACCATGCTTAAGTTGTCTGAAGGATTCACGCATTTATTCGCTTCACTTGGGGTTATAATAGGATTTGGAATTGCATTTTATAGCTTATCTATATGTCTTAAAACAATTCCGTTAAGCTTAGCTTATGCCATTTGGTCAGGAATAGGCACAGCTTTAACTGCATTAATTGGCGTACTATTATGGAGTGAGCCATTTAGTATCACTACATTAGGTGGCTTAGTATTAATCATTGGTGGAGTGGTGTTACTAAATGCTTCCCATACTCCCAAACAAGCAGAAGGATCGTCAAACTAA
- the treR gene encoding trehalose operon repressor codes for MNSKYLSLYSDIVSKIEEGTFPTNSKLPSESSFMEEYGISRDTVRKSLQLLEQNGYIHKIKGKGSFVLDFSKFNFPVAGLISYKEMVEKLNLHSRTIIHKLELETPDANMSKLLDLTDGGKVWKVFRARQINGKKIILDKDYFKSEFVTNLTKEICEDSIYGYIEKGLGLQIGFSNKEITVEPCSEEDRQLLDIEDFDMVAVVKSTVHLIDGSLFQYSESRHRPDKFKFTDFARRTW; via the coding sequence ATGAACAGCAAATATCTATCGCTATATAGTGATATCGTTTCAAAAATTGAAGAAGGAACCTTTCCGACAAATTCAAAGCTTCCTTCCGAAAGCAGCTTCATGGAAGAGTATGGCATATCCAGGGATACTGTGAGAAAGTCATTACAGTTGCTTGAACAAAATGGATATATCCATAAAATCAAAGGCAAGGGTTCATTTGTCTTGGATTTCAGCAAATTTAATTTTCCTGTAGCAGGGTTGATTTCCTATAAAGAAATGGTGGAAAAGTTGAATTTGCATTCCAGAACGATCATCCATAAGTTGGAGCTTGAGACTCCTGACGCAAACATGTCAAAGCTTCTGGACTTAACGGATGGTGGTAAAGTATGGAAAGTGTTTCGGGCACGGCAAATCAACGGCAAGAAAATCATACTGGATAAAGACTATTTCAAAAGCGAGTTCGTAACCAACCTGACGAAGGAAATTTGTGAGGATTCGATTTATGGATATATTGAAAAGGGACTCGGACTCCAGATCGGTTTTTCCAATAAGGAAATTACCGTGGAGCCATGCAGTGAAGAAGATAGACAATTATTGGACATTGAAGACTTCGATATGGTGGCAGTTGTGAAAAGTACGGTCCATTTAATCGATGGAAGCTTGTTTCAGTATAGTGAATCCAGGCATAGACCCGATAAATTCAAGTTCACGGACTTTGCACGAAGAACTTGGTGA
- a CDS encoding phosphotransferase family protein, whose translation MMNEYDKFERLVQKFDQGNKLIRAWELKGGISAQVTGLELLQSSGRIVKMIVRQHGDNDLKRNPNIAADEHQLLGILKAAGLPVPMPYYLEKSCEIFSKPCIILEFIEGKSEFSPSNLNDHILQLAINLAKIHRVDCADLSLSFLPKVENTYVEMLNNKERVLLDETLNLSMIRDLLKSFMPLPSMNKKVILHGDYWPGNILWKEDKLVSIIDWEDSGIGDPLADLANSQLEISYHFGMQAMDDFTHQYKSMMPELNFTNLPFWQLFAALRLSTFPEWGLEKSKENSWRKRHESFVRQAINQIRLN comes from the coding sequence ATGATGAACGAATATGATAAGTTTGAACGATTGGTTCAAAAGTTTGATCAAGGAAACAAGCTAATTCGCGCATGGGAATTAAAAGGCGGTATTTCTGCACAGGTGACAGGACTAGAACTATTACAATCGTCAGGGCGGATCGTAAAAATGATCGTTCGTCAGCACGGTGATAATGACTTGAAACGGAATCCGAATATTGCAGCAGATGAACACCAGCTCTTAGGGATATTGAAAGCTGCCGGTTTGCCTGTACCGATGCCATATTACCTTGAGAAATCCTGCGAGATATTTTCCAAGCCATGCATAATTCTCGAATTTATTGAGGGTAAGTCAGAATTCTCCCCCTCAAATCTTAATGATCATATCTTACAATTGGCAATCAATCTAGCAAAAATCCACCGTGTTGATTGTGCAGATCTATCTTTATCATTCCTGCCTAAAGTAGAAAATACATATGTTGAGATGTTAAATAATAAAGAAAGGGTACTCTTGGACGAAACATTAAATCTAAGCATGATTAGAGATTTGTTAAAATCTTTCATGCCATTACCCTCCATGAATAAAAAAGTGATCCTTCATGGTGATTATTGGCCAGGAAATATATTATGGAAAGAGGATAAACTAGTTTCCATAATTGATTGGGAAGACTCAGGCATAGGGGACCCTTTGGCTGACCTTGCCAATAGTCAACTCGAAATTTCATATCATTTTGGAATGCAAGCGATGGATGACTTCACCCATCAATATAAATCCATGATGCCGGAGTTGAATTTTACAAACTTACCATTCTGGCAATTATTTGCCGCGTTACGGTTATCTACATTTCCTGAATGGGGCTTGGAAAAAAGCAAGGAAAATAGCTGGAGGAAAAGACACGAGTCATTTGTTCGCCAAGCAATTAACCAAATTCGTTTAAATTAA